One stretch of Bosea vaviloviae DNA includes these proteins:
- a CDS encoding FAD binding domain-containing protein, whose amino-acid sequence MTRYLRPRTLDEALALRAGDGPLTILAGGTDVYPVRTQRAAWFEPHNRDLLDLSLIPELAGIDHAPEGIRIGAMATWSAIAQADLPPAFDALKQASRQVGGVQIQNRATIGGNLCNASPAADGVPPLLALDAEVELASPGGRRRLPLASFVLGNRKTALAPDELLVAIHVPAQPAEARSTFKKLGARAYLVISIASVAINLALDAQGRIASLRIAVGACAAAPQRLSALEARLLDQVSSRALAESLSAADLAPLSPIDDVRASAAYRRDAALVLVRRALAGLLSSPLEVAA is encoded by the coding sequence ATGACGCGCTATCTTCGCCCCCGGACACTCGATGAAGCTCTGGCGCTCAGAGCCGGCGACGGCCCGCTGACGATCCTGGCGGGCGGCACCGACGTCTATCCCGTCCGCACCCAGCGCGCCGCCTGGTTCGAGCCCCATAATCGCGATCTGCTCGACCTCAGCCTCATCCCGGAGCTCGCCGGCATCGATCACGCCCCAGAGGGCATCCGTATCGGCGCGATGGCGACATGGAGCGCCATCGCCCAGGCCGATCTCCCGCCCGCCTTCGACGCCCTGAAACAGGCAAGCCGGCAGGTCGGCGGCGTCCAGATCCAGAACCGGGCTACGATCGGCGGCAATCTCTGCAACGCCTCGCCCGCCGCTGACGGGGTGCCGCCGCTGCTGGCGCTTGATGCCGAAGTTGAGCTGGCGAGCCCTGGCGGACGCCGACGACTGCCGCTCGCCTCATTCGTGCTTGGGAACCGCAAGACCGCGCTTGCGCCTGATGAATTGCTGGTTGCCATCCACGTGCCGGCACAGCCGGCGGAAGCGCGCTCGACTTTCAAAAAGCTCGGCGCGCGCGCCTATCTGGTGATCTCGATCGCCTCCGTCGCCATCAATCTCGCCCTGGATGCGCAAGGGCGCATCGCTTCGCTGCGGATCGCTGTGGGAGCCTGCGCGGCCGCGCCGCAGCGATTGAGCGCGCTCGAAGCCCGGCTGCTCGACCAAGTGTCCTCGCGTGCGCTGGCCGAGAGCCTCAGCGCCGCCGATCTCGCGCCTCTGTCGCCGATCGACGATGTCCGCGCCAGCGCCGCCTATCGCCGCGACGCCGCGCTCGTCCTGGTGCGGCGCGCGCTCGCCGGTTTGCTGTCTTCGCCGCTGGAGGTCGCCGCGTGA
- a CDS encoding molybdopterin-dependent oxidoreductase, with translation MNVHDRSTLSSSAPASDGIAFRLNGANVYLGDAPDTRLSEALRGSLSATGTKIGCDAGDCGACTVLIDGAQACACLTPIGQVEGREIITVEGLAQDALGSALQKAFHAHGAAQCGICTPGMLMAGYDLLKRSPQPNEAETQDALGGVLCRCTGYLKIVEAVRDAHLFIEPAPIAPAASTASVGARMTRLDGEPKVAGTEVYGADAAPVDALWLRAVRSPHPRARFALGDLDAFVASHPGLVRIFTAKDVPGENSFGIYPHLKDQPVFSTGETRYRGECVLAIVGEKDAVEAIRLDEFPIAWEALPPMVGVKAALGESAFTLHDFAPDNVLTRGRVERGDVEAGFAQAAHLATGSFETGFVEHAYIEPEAGYARRVDDTIEVFACTQAPYMDRDEVARVLGLKLDDVRIIPSACGGGFGGKLDVSLQPMLAVAAWVLDRPVRCVFGRIESMISSTKRHPSSIEARAACDADGRLVAFAMEGDFDTGAYSSWGPTVAGRVPVHATGPYKVPNVCNLSRAVYTNGPPAGAFRGFGVPQAAIAQESLFDDLATAAGLDRLEFRLINAIRAGDTTPTGQVLLASAGLAECLEKLKPHWQALLADAAAFNASEGRTRRGVGIGCMWYGIGNTGMSNPSTMRITLDTMGQLTFWNGAVDIGQGSTTVLTQIAADALGLPVEAFTLVIGDTYLTFDAGKTSASRQTFVSGRASEAAAAALRSEILRLTNAGPSATLTLAGTQLLVEENGVIARIDLAALPAKADGIVLEGIGSFDPPTVPLDEKGQGIPYATYGFAAQIASLDVDLDLGTVKLNRIVAAHDVGRAINPMLVEGQIHGGIAQGIGLALLEEYLPGRTENLHDYLIPTAGDVPPIDIILVEDAEPLGPSGAKGIGEPALVPTAPAILGAIRHATGVTPRQVPVLPHRLWELLRAKDIGDTDMGDKDIGEETQP, from the coding sequence GTGAACGTCCATGATCGCTCCACCCTCAGCTCCTCGGCTCCGGCCAGCGACGGCATCGCCTTCCGGCTCAACGGCGCGAACGTCTATCTGGGCGACGCGCCCGACACGCGGTTGAGCGAAGCGCTGCGCGGGAGCCTCAGCGCCACCGGCACCAAGATCGGCTGCGACGCCGGCGATTGCGGCGCCTGCACGGTGCTGATCGACGGCGCACAGGCCTGCGCCTGCCTGACGCCGATCGGACAGGTGGAAGGCCGCGAGATCATCACGGTCGAAGGCCTGGCGCAGGACGCGCTCGGCTCAGCCCTGCAGAAGGCGTTCCACGCGCATGGCGCGGCCCAATGCGGCATCTGCACGCCCGGCATGCTGATGGCGGGCTACGATCTGCTCAAGCGCAGCCCACAGCCCAATGAGGCCGAGACGCAGGATGCACTCGGCGGCGTGCTCTGCCGCTGCACCGGCTATCTCAAGATCGTCGAGGCCGTGCGCGACGCGCATCTTTTCATCGAGCCCGCTCCGATCGCGCCTGCCGCGAGCACTGCGTCGGTCGGCGCGCGCATGACCCGCCTTGACGGAGAGCCCAAGGTCGCCGGCACGGAGGTCTATGGCGCCGATGCCGCGCCGGTCGACGCGCTCTGGCTGCGCGCCGTGCGCAGCCCCCATCCCCGCGCCCGTTTCGCGCTGGGCGATCTCGACGCCTTCGTCGCAAGCCACCCGGGCCTCGTGCGCATCTTCACCGCGAAGGACGTGCCGGGCGAGAACTCCTTCGGCATCTACCCGCATCTCAAGGACCAGCCGGTCTTCTCGACTGGCGAAACGCGCTATCGCGGCGAATGCGTGCTCGCCATCGTCGGCGAGAAGGATGCGGTCGAGGCGATCAGGCTGGACGAGTTCCCGATTGCCTGGGAAGCGCTGCCGCCGATGGTCGGCGTCAAGGCGGCGCTGGGCGAGAGCGCCTTCACCCTTCATGATTTCGCGCCCGACAATGTGCTGACGCGCGGCCGCGTCGAGCGCGGCGATGTCGAAGCCGGCTTCGCGCAGGCCGCCCATCTCGCCACCGGCAGCTTCGAGACCGGCTTCGTCGAGCACGCCTATATCGAGCCCGAGGCTGGTTACGCCCGGCGCGTCGACGACACGATCGAGGTTTTTGCCTGCACCCAGGCGCCTTATATGGACCGCGACGAGGTCGCCCGCGTGCTCGGCCTGAAGCTCGACGATGTCCGCATCATCCCTTCGGCTTGCGGCGGCGGCTTCGGCGGCAAGCTCGACGTCTCGCTGCAGCCGATGCTGGCGGTCGCGGCCTGGGTCCTCGACCGGCCGGTGCGTTGCGTCTTCGGCCGCATCGAATCGATGATCTCCTCGACCAAGCGCCACCCCTCCTCGATCGAAGCCAGGGCTGCCTGCGATGCGGACGGCCGCCTCGTCGCCTTCGCCATGGAAGGCGATTTCGACACCGGCGCCTATTCCTCCTGGGGCCCGACGGTGGCGGGCCGCGTGCCGGTGCATGCGACCGGTCCCTACAAGGTGCCCAATGTCTGCAACCTGTCGCGCGCGGTCTACACCAACGGCCCGCCGGCAGGCGCCTTTCGCGGCTTCGGCGTGCCGCAGGCCGCGATCGCGCAGGAGAGCCTGTTCGACGATCTCGCCACTGCTGCCGGCCTCGACCGGCTGGAATTCCGCCTGATCAACGCAATCCGCGCCGGCGATACGACACCGACCGGCCAGGTCCTGCTGGCCAGCGCCGGCCTGGCCGAATGCCTGGAGAAGCTCAAACCCCACTGGCAGGCCCTGCTCGCGGATGCAGCGGCCTTCAATGCCAGCGAAGGCCGCACGCGCCGCGGCGTCGGCATCGGCTGCATGTGGTACGGCATCGGCAACACCGGCATGTCGAACCCTTCGACCATGCGGATCACGCTCGACACCATGGGCCAGCTCACCTTCTGGAACGGCGCGGTCGATATCGGCCAGGGCTCGACCACGGTGCTGACCCAGATCGCGGCCGACGCGCTCGGCCTGCCGGTCGAGGCCTTCACGCTGGTCATCGGCGACACGTATCTGACCTTCGACGCCGGCAAGACCTCGGCCTCGCGCCAGACCTTCGTCTCCGGCCGCGCCTCGGAGGCTGCCGCCGCCGCGTTGCGCAGCGAGATCCTGCGCCTGACCAATGCCGGCCCGAGCGCGACCCTGACGCTCGCGGGCACGCAGCTGCTGGTCGAGGAGAACGGCGTCATCGCGCGCATCGACCTCGCCGCCCTCCCCGCCAAGGCCGATGGCATCGTTCTGGAGGGCATCGGGAGCTTCGACCCGCCGACCGTGCCCTTGGACGAGAAAGGCCAGGGCATCCCCTACGCCACCTATGGTTTTGCGGCGCAGATCGCCTCGCTCGACGTCGATCTCGATCTCGGCACGGTCAAGCTCAACCGCATCGTCGCGGCCCATGATGTCGGCCGCGCGATCAACCCGATGCTGGTCGAGGGCCAGATCCATGGCGGCATCGCCCAGGGCATCGGGCTGGCGCTGCTGGAGGAATACCTGCCCGGCCGCACCGAGAATTTGCACGATTACCTGATCCCGACCGCCGGCGACGTACCGCCGATCGACATCATCCTGGTCGAGGATGCCGAGCCGCTCGGCCCCTCCGGAGCCAAGGGCATCGGCGAGCCGGCTTTGGTGCCGACCGCGCCGGCGATCCTCGGCGCGATCCGCCACGCCACCGGCGTGACGCCCCGGCAGGTCCCGGTGCTGCCGCATCGGTTGTGGGAATTGCTGCGGGCCAAAGATATTGGCGACACGGATATGGGCGACAAGGATATTGGCGAGGAGACTCAGCCGTGA
- a CDS encoding 6-hydroxynicotinate reductase, translating into MVRCDACPVLCRIRPGRSGACSRYANDNGLLVRTDPVVLLAEAVEVGGPVVPFAENAEDWDGKILPANRAFVTGIGSGTTYPDYKPAPFIVSSQHEGVDTVTVVTEGIFSYCGVKVKIDTDRHLGPETAAVRANGEQIGHVTTAEYGSQMLSLGGVRHLTGGSKKEGNATCEAMLKLSNGEAVELTIDGGHGVIVQAGHAPIVDGKPETRMRVGCGSATIGIFAKQWQGHVDEVIVVDDHITGVLTEHQAGRVLDMKPAGIRVRGRKSTPGRYFQVAQPGLGWGGTDITEPLSIIQKIDAGLAWPGMRLLMTSTTGEDSLYCVLDENLLPVEAEMPAAVRQVVERIGENCEPSLCTVTFMAGAGGSLRAGVTENPVLLTRSVQSGTTRVTMGGAPVYVWPGGGITVMVDVLRMPKNAFGYVPTPAIVAPIEFTLSRELYLASGGHADEIVPMEEILRAHGGQARIENAVAENPWPLRRDVG; encoded by the coding sequence ATCGTCCGCTGCGACGCCTGCCCGGTCCTGTGTCGCATTCGCCCCGGCCGCTCCGGCGCCTGCTCGCGCTACGCCAATGACAACGGGCTGCTGGTGCGCACCGATCCGGTCGTGCTGCTGGCCGAGGCCGTCGAGGTCGGCGGCCCTGTCGTGCCCTTTGCCGAAAACGCCGAGGATTGGGACGGCAAGATTTTGCCGGCGAACCGCGCCTTCGTCACCGGCATCGGCTCGGGCACGACCTATCCCGACTACAAGCCCGCCCCCTTCATCGTCTCCTCGCAGCATGAGGGGGTCGACACCGTCACGGTCGTGACCGAGGGCATTTTTTCGTATTGCGGCGTCAAGGTGAAGATCGACACCGACCGCCATCTCGGCCCGGAGACCGCTGCCGTACGCGCCAATGGCGAGCAGATCGGCCATGTCACCACGGCCGAGTACGGCTCGCAGATGCTTTCGCTCGGCGGCGTGCGCCATCTCACCGGCGGTTCCAAGAAGGAAGGCAACGCCACCTGCGAGGCGATGCTGAAGCTCAGCAATGGCGAGGCAGTGGAACTGACCATCGATGGCGGCCATGGCGTGATCGTGCAGGCCGGCCACGCTCCGATCGTCGACGGCAAACCGGAGACGCGCATGCGTGTCGGCTGCGGCTCGGCCACCATCGGCATCTTCGCCAAGCAGTGGCAGGGCCATGTCGACGAGGTCATCGTCGTCGACGATCACATCACCGGCGTGCTGACCGAGCATCAGGCCGGCCGCGTGCTCGACATGAAACCCGCCGGGATTCGCGTGCGCGGGCGGAAATCGACGCCTGGTCGCTATTTCCAGGTCGCCCAGCCCGGCCTCGGCTGGGGCGGCACCGACATCACCGAACCGCTCTCGATCATCCAGAAGATCGATGCAGGCCTCGCCTGGCCCGGCATGCGCCTCTTGATGACATCGACCACCGGCGAGGATTCGCTTTATTGCGTGCTCGACGAGAACCTGCTGCCCGTCGAAGCCGAGATGCCGGCGGCCGTGCGGCAGGTCGTCGAGCGCATCGGCGAGAATTGCGAGCCCTCGCTCTGCACCGTCACCTTCATGGCCGGCGCCGGCGGCAGCTTGCGGGCGGGTGTGACTGAGAATCCCGTGCTGCTGACGCGCTCGGTTCAATCAGGCACGACGCGGGTCACGATGGGCGGCGCGCCGGTCTATGTCTGGCCCGGCGGCGGCATCACCGTGATGGTCGATGTGCTGCGCATGCCCAAAAACGCCTTTGGCTATGTGCCGACGCCGGCAATCGTCGCGCCGATCGAATTCACCCTGTCGCGCGAACTCTATCTCGCCTCGGGCGGGCATGCCGACGAGATCGTCCCGATGGAAGAGATTTTGCGCGCCCATGGCGGGCAGGCGCGGATCGAGAACGCGGTGGCGGAGAATCCCTGGCCGCTCCGGCGGGATGTGGGGTAG
- a CDS encoding UPF0280 family protein has protein sequence MRPSLKTHRIARLPGNRLHLQEGPSDLVIAAFGPKPRIERAYVAAEARFDGLLTELAGELRLLRQPLDHQPPSLKGATAQRMARACWAFRSQYITPMAAVAGAVADTVLSAMLAAEPRLERAYVNNGGDIALHVTPGYPLDIGVVPSLARARPEGFLRLDPASHARGIATSGWRGRSFSLGIADAVTVLARSAAEADAAATVIANAVDVKDAAILRRPARELDPDNDLRGLAVTVEVGPLSPTAVATALENGVRVAQLLLSEGLIEGALLALADEWRSVGGATSLTTSG, from the coding sequence ATGCGCCCCTCATTGAAAACCCATCGCATCGCCCGCCTGCCCGGCAACCGGCTGCATCTGCAGGAGGGGCCGAGCGATCTCGTCATCGCGGCCTTCGGTCCCAAGCCGCGAATCGAGCGGGCCTATGTCGCGGCCGAGGCGCGTTTCGATGGGCTTTTGACCGAACTCGCCGGCGAATTGCGCCTGCTGCGCCAACCGCTCGACCATCAGCCGCCCTCCCTGAAGGGCGCGACGGCGCAACGCATGGCGCGCGCCTGCTGGGCTTTCCGGTCGCAATACATCACGCCGATGGCGGCGGTCGCCGGCGCAGTGGCGGATACGGTCCTCAGCGCGATGCTCGCAGCCGAACCCCGGCTCGAGCGCGCCTATGTCAATAATGGCGGCGATATCGCGCTGCACGTCACGCCCGGTTACCCGCTCGACATCGGCGTCGTGCCCTCGCTTGCCCGCGCCCGGCCGGAGGGTTTCCTGCGGCTCGATCCGGCAAGCCACGCGCGAGGTATCGCAACCAGCGGCTGGCGCGGGCGCTCCTTCTCGCTCGGCATCGCCGACGCCGTCACCGTGCTGGCGCGCTCGGCGGCCGAGGCCGACGCAGCCGCGACCGTCATCGCCAATGCCGTCGATGTGAAGGACGCGGCAATCCTCCGCCGGCCGGCGCGTGAACTCGATCCCGACAACGATCTCAGGGGGTTGGCGGTGACGGTTGAAGTGGGGCCGTTATCACCAACGGCAGTGGCGACGGCGCTGGAGAACGGCGTCAGGGTTGCGCAACTGCTGCTGTCCGAGGGGCTGATCGAGGGAGCCCTGCTGGCACTGGCCGATGAGTGGCGCAGCGTGGGTGGGGCGACCAGCCTGACCACCTCCGGATAA
- a CDS encoding ABC transporter ATP-binding protein, translating into MSALLEIVGLDAYYGRAYILQGLGFTMNRGEVLALMGRNGAGKSTTMKAIMGLVPPAGGTVTFEGRAVQGREPFEIARLGIGYVPEDRRVFSELSVMENLSVAQRPARSDAPHWTPERLFALFPNLGRMRDRPGGAMSGGEQQMLTIARTLMGNPKLVLLDEPSEGLAPVIIEEMAKTILALKAEGLSVLISEQNLHFAGNVADRAAIIEKGMIRFTGTMDELKANEAVRTQYLSV; encoded by the coding sequence GTGAGTGCGCTACTCGAAATCGTCGGTCTCGACGCCTATTACGGCCGTGCTTATATCCTGCAGGGCCTCGGCTTCACGATGAACCGCGGCGAGGTGCTGGCGCTGATGGGCCGCAACGGCGCCGGAAAATCGACCACGATGAAGGCGATCATGGGCCTGGTGCCCCCAGCCGGCGGCACCGTGACCTTCGAGGGGCGGGCGGTTCAGGGGCGCGAGCCCTTCGAGATCGCGCGGCTCGGCATCGGCTATGTGCCGGAGGACCGGCGCGTCTTCTCCGAACTCAGCGTGATGGAGAACCTTTCGGTCGCGCAGCGTCCGGCGCGCTCTGACGCGCCGCACTGGACGCCGGAGCGGCTGTTTGCGCTCTTCCCCAATCTCGGCCGCATGCGCGACCGGCCGGGCGGGGCGATGTCGGGTGGCGAGCAACAGATGCTGACGATCGCGCGGACCCTGATGGGCAACCCCAAGCTCGTGCTGCTGGACGAACCGTCCGAGGGGCTGGCGCCGGTCATCATCGAGGAGATGGCCAAGACCATCCTGGCCCTGAAGGCTGAAGGGCTTTCGGTGCTGATCTCGGAGCAGAACCTGCACTTCGCCGGCAATGTCGCTGACCGCGCCGCGATCATCGAGAAGGGCATGATCCGCTTCACCGGCACGATGGATGAATTGAAGGCCAACGAGGCGGTCAGGACGCAGTATCTGTCGGTGTGA
- a CDS encoding ABC transporter ATP-binding protein produces the protein MNAVPQLQAIPAVAPDPVLVVRDLQKSFGGVRAVDGVSFSVQAGTMLALIGPNGAGKTTCFNMLNGQLRPDGGEVLLAGRSITGMKPRVVWRMGVGRTFQITATFTSMTVRENVQMALISHAGGIWSPFGRARDRHAEAADALLAQVGMLEQGSRACGVLAYGDLKRVELAVALANQPKLLLMDEPTAGMAPRERIALMALTADIAAAKGIAVLFTEHDMDVVFTHSDSVIVLDRGRLIAHGTAEEVRRDPNVRAVYLGSGATSGGH, from the coding sequence ATGAACGCGGTCCCGCAGCTCCAGGCGATCCCCGCCGTGGCGCCCGACCCGGTCCTGGTCGTGCGCGATCTGCAGAAATCCTTCGGCGGCGTGCGCGCGGTCGACGGCGTCTCCTTCTCCGTCCAGGCCGGCACGATGCTGGCGCTGATCGGCCCCAACGGTGCGGGCAAGACGACCTGCTTCAACATGCTCAACGGCCAGCTCAGGCCCGATGGCGGCGAGGTTTTGCTGGCAGGCAGGTCGATCACCGGCATGAAGCCGCGCGTGGTCTGGCGCATGGGCGTCGGTCGTACCTTCCAGATCACCGCGACCTTCACCTCGATGACCGTGCGCGAGAACGTCCAGATGGCGCTGATCTCCCATGCCGGCGGGATCTGGAGCCCGTTCGGGCGCGCCCGCGACCGCCATGCCGAGGCCGCCGACGCGCTGCTCGCCCAGGTCGGCATGCTGGAACAAGGGAGCCGAGCCTGCGGCGTGCTCGCCTATGGCGACCTCAAGCGCGTCGAGCTTGCGGTCGCGCTGGCCAACCAGCCGAAACTCCTGCTGATGGACGAGCCGACCGCCGGCATGGCGCCGCGCGAGCGCATCGCATTGATGGCGCTGACCGCCGATATCGCTGCCGCCAAGGGCATTGCCGTGCTTTTCACCGAGCACGACATGGATGTCGTCTTCACCCATTCCGACAGCGTCATCGTGCTCGATCGTGGCCGGCTGATCGCCCATGGCACGGCCGAGGAGGTCAGGCGCGACCCCAATGTCCGCGCCGTCTATCTCGGCTCCGGCGCGACCTCGGGAGGGCATTAA
- a CDS encoding ABC transporter permease — MDLILTQTLNGLASASSLFLVASGLSIIFGVTRIVNFAHGSLYMLGAYLAWTLVSYFGAAEPFGFWGGVLLAALLVGLLGVVIEVLVLRRIYQAPELFQLLATFGVVLMLQDLALATWGPEDKLGPRAPGLKSFVILFDNRFPTYELFLIAVGPLVLLILWLLFQKTRWGTLVRAATQDREMVGALGVNQRLLFTSVFAFGSMLAGLGGALQLPREAVNLHMDLSMISEVFVVVVVGGLGSVTGAYLAAVLIGILHAFGILIFPKITLVLVFLVMAVVLVVKPYGLMGKAPIGGARGHGPAEPLLLPADKLTRLAGLIALLLLVLAPLVAPDHILLTLTELVIFALFAASLHFMMGPGGMASFGHAAYFGLGAYGAALAVKWLGASMEPALIFAPFLAGIAGVVFGWFCVRLSGVYLAMLTLAFAQIAWATAFQWVELTGGDNGILGVWPSAWAVSKLNFYYLTLGVCVLSILALRLTIFSPLGYALRAGRDNPLRAEAIGLDVMRIQWVAFAVAAFAAGIAGALFAFFKGSVFPTYMAIPRSVDALLMVLLGGVQTVAGPVIGAFAYAGLSEQLMKATMYWRFGLGLSIVLLVILFPRGLVGASLLLRERWTRQPEPAARLAVEGGR, encoded by the coding sequence ATCGACCTCATCCTCACCCAGACGCTGAACGGGCTGGCCTCGGCCTCCTCGCTCTTTCTCGTTGCGTCGGGGCTGTCGATCATCTTCGGCGTCACGCGCATCGTGAATTTCGCGCATGGCTCGCTCTATATGCTGGGCGCCTATCTCGCCTGGACGCTGGTGAGCTACTTCGGCGCGGCGGAGCCATTCGGCTTCTGGGGCGGCGTGCTGCTCGCGGCGCTGCTCGTCGGGCTCCTCGGCGTCGTGATCGAGGTCTTGGTGCTGCGCCGAATCTACCAGGCTCCGGAACTCTTCCAATTGCTCGCCACCTTCGGCGTCGTGCTGATGCTGCAGGACCTGGCGCTTGCGACCTGGGGGCCGGAGGACAAGCTCGGGCCGCGCGCGCCCGGCCTCAAGAGCTTCGTCATCCTGTTCGACAACCGCTTCCCGACTTATGAGCTCTTCCTGATCGCGGTCGGGCCGCTGGTGCTGCTCATCCTCTGGCTGCTGTTCCAGAAGACGCGCTGGGGCACGCTGGTACGGGCTGCGACGCAGGACCGCGAGATGGTCGGAGCGCTCGGCGTCAACCAGCGCCTGCTCTTCACCTCGGTCTTTGCCTTCGGCTCGATGCTGGCAGGCCTTGGCGGCGCGCTGCAGCTCCCGCGCGAGGCGGTCAACCTGCATATGGACCTGTCGATGATCTCGGAGGTCTTCGTGGTCGTGGTCGTCGGCGGCCTGGGCAGCGTGACGGGGGCCTATCTCGCCGCCGTGCTGATCGGCATCCTGCACGCCTTCGGCATCCTGATCTTCCCCAAGATCACGCTGGTGCTGGTCTTCCTGGTGATGGCGGTGGTCCTGGTGGTCAAGCCCTATGGTTTGATGGGCAAGGCGCCGATCGGCGGGGCGCGCGGCCATGGCCCGGCCGAGCCGCTGCTGCTGCCGGCCGACAAGCTGACCAGGCTTGCCGGCCTGATCGCGCTCCTGCTGCTCGTGCTCGCGCCACTGGTCGCGCCAGACCATATCCTGCTGACGCTGACCGAGCTGGTGATCTTCGCGCTCTTCGCGGCCTCGCTGCATTTCATGATGGGCCCCGGCGGCATGGCGTCCTTCGGCCACGCCGCCTATTTCGGGCTCGGCGCCTATGGCGCGGCGCTGGCGGTGAAATGGTTGGGCGCTTCGATGGAGCCCGCCCTGATCTTCGCGCCCTTCCTGGCAGGCATCGCCGGCGTTGTCTTCGGCTGGTTCTGCGTGCGCCTCTCGGGCGTCTATCTCGCCATGCTGACGCTCGCCTTCGCGCAGATCGCCTGGGCGACCGCCTTCCAATGGGTCGAGCTGACCGGTGGCGACAACGGCATTCTCGGCGTCTGGCCCTCGGCCTGGGCCGTCTCGAAGCTGAATTTCTACTACCTTACGCTCGGCGTCTGCGTGCTCTCGATCCTCGCCTTGCGCCTGACGATCTTCTCACCGCTCGGCTATGCCTTGCGGGCCGGGCGCGACAACCCGCTGCGGGCCGAGGCCATCGGCCTCGACGTGATGCGCATCCAATGGGTCGCCTTCGCGGTCGCGGCCTTTGCAGCGGGCATCGCGGGCGCGCTCTTCGCCTTCTTCAAGGGCTCGGTCTTCCCGACCTATATGGCGATCCCGCGCTCGGTCGATGCGCTGCTGATGGTGCTGCTCGGTGGCGTGCAGACTGTGGCGGGCCCGGTCATCGGCGCCTTCGCCTATGCGGGCCTCAGCGAGCAGTTGATGAAGGCGACGATGTATTGGCGCTTTGGGCTCGGGCTCTCGATCGTGCTGCTCGTCATCCTGTTCCCGCGTGGGCTGGTCGGTGCGTCGCTGCTGCTGCGCGAGCGCTGGACGAGGCAGCCCGAGCCTGCCGCCCGGCTGGCAGTGGAGGGCGGACGATGA
- a CDS encoding ABC transporter substrate-binding protein produces MTIDRRSLLAGASAGAALIAAPALVRAQGAGPIKVGEINSYTAQPAFLKPYRQGWELALEQINAAGGALGRKIETIFRDDGGKPEDAVRHAGDLINAEKVDLLSGGFLSNVGLAIADFAAQNKRLYVASEPLSDAVVWAKGNRYTFRLRPSTYMQAAMLVEEAAKLPAKKWALVAPNYEYGQSGVKWFKELLKKAKPDVEFVAEQFPALGRIDAGATVQALEASKPDAIFNVTFGADLSNFVRQGNTRGLFEGRAVVSMLTGEPEYLDPLGAEAPVGWIVTGYPHADIQTPEHVKFRDAYKAKFNDYPRLGSVVGFDTMNSIAAALTKAGSTDTEKLVDAMKGLKFASAFGQAEYRAIDHQSTLGAFVGKTALKDGKGVMVDWRYADGAKYLPSDAEVKLLRPAG; encoded by the coding sequence ATGACGATCGACCGTCGGTCACTTCTAGCCGGCGCCTCCGCCGGCGCTGCCTTGATCGCTGCGCCGGCCCTGGTGCGGGCACAAGGGGCAGGGCCCATCAAGGTGGGCGAGATCAACAGCTACACGGCGCAACCCGCCTTCCTGAAGCCCTATCGCCAGGGCTGGGAGCTGGCGCTGGAGCAGATCAATGCGGCAGGCGGCGCGCTCGGGCGCAAGATCGAGACGATCTTCCGCGACGATGGCGGCAAGCCGGAAGACGCGGTGCGCCATGCCGGCGACCTGATCAATGCCGAGAAGGTCGATCTGCTCTCGGGCGGCTTCCTCTCCAATGTCGGGCTCGCGATCGCCGACTTCGCCGCCCAGAACAAGCGGCTCTATGTCGCTTCCGAGCCGCTCTCGGATGCGGTCGTCTGGGCCAAGGGCAACCGCTACACCTTCCGCCTGCGCCCCTCGACCTATATGCAGGCGGCGATGCTGGTCGAGGAAGCCGCCAAGCTTCCCGCAAAGAAATGGGCGCTGGTCGCGCCGAACTACGAGTACGGCCAATCCGGCGTGAAGTGGTTCAAGGAGCTGCTGAAGAAGGCCAAGCCCGATGTCGAGTTCGTCGCCGAGCAGTTCCCGGCGCTCGGCCGCATCGATGCGGGTGCGACCGTGCAGGCGCTGGAGGCCTCCAAGCCCGACGCGATCTTCAACGTCACCTTCGGCGCCGATCTCTCGAACTTCGTCCGCCAGGGCAATACGCGCGGATTGTTCGAGGGCAGGGCGGTCGTCTCGATGCTGACCGGCGAGCCTGAATATCTCGATCCGCTCGGTGCGGAAGCGCCTGTTGGCTGGATCGTCACCGGCTATCCCCATGCCGACATCCAGACGCCGGAGCACGTCAAGTTCCGCGACGCCTACAAGGCCAAGTTCAACGACTACCCGCGCCTCGGCTCGGTCGTCGGCTTCGACACGATGAACTCGATCGCGGCGGCGCTCACCAAGGCGGGCTCGACCGACACCGAGAAGCTGGTCGATGCTATGAAAGGCCTGAAATTCGCCTCCGCCTTCGGTCAGGCCGAATATCGCGCTATCGACCATCAGTCGACGCTGGGCGCGTTTGTCGGCAAGACCGCGCTCAAGGACGGCAAGGGTGTGATGGTCGATTGGCGCTATGCCGACGGCGCGAAATACCTGCCGAGCGATGCCGAGGTGAAGCTGCTGCGCCCGGCGGGGTAG